A portion of the Paenibacillus hamazuiensis genome contains these proteins:
- a CDS encoding cytochrome c oxidase assembly protein, producing MLQLAHAEHLNHTGGASWADLWSPGMILLLVIIAILYLMAVGSWRHSITESAEVPATHKFYFLTGLLCIYAAVGSPLSYYGHHYSFSAHMLQQSLLYLIAPPLLLMGTPGWLLRPLFRHRVADWLMKVWTHPLLSLFVFNLVFSFYHIPVVMNYLMENEGYLLAYNTLFLISAFQMWFPIFGTLPEYTNMSGLKKMGYIFLNGILLTPACALIIFADEVMYEMYANVPSDMMIMSAIDDQQLGGVIMKIVQEFVYVAALAHCFFRWYRLERKQDEEEELFEQQGEAFVSSSGKLNQA from the coding sequence ATGTTGCAGCTGGCTCACGCAGAGCACCTGAATCATACGGGCGGAGCTTCCTGGGCCGATTTATGGAGTCCGGGCATGATCCTGCTTCTTGTCATCATTGCTATTTTATACTTGATGGCGGTCGGTTCGTGGCGTCACAGCATTACGGAGTCCGCAGAGGTACCGGCGACGCACAAGTTTTATTTTTTGACCGGTTTGTTGTGCATCTATGCGGCAGTAGGGAGCCCTCTCAGCTATTACGGGCACCATTACAGCTTCAGTGCACATATGCTTCAACAGTCGCTGCTTTACTTGATCGCTCCGCCTTTATTGCTGATGGGTACTCCCGGCTGGCTGCTTCGTCCGTTATTCCGTCACCGTGTGGCGGATTGGCTGATGAAAGTATGGACCCACCCGCTGCTGTCGCTGTTTGTGTTTAACCTGGTCTTTTCGTTTTATCACATCCCGGTTGTGATGAATTATTTGATGGAAAACGAAGGTTATCTTTTGGCCTATAATACGCTGTTTTTGATTTCTGCTTTTCAGATGTGGTTCCCGATCTTCGGAACGCTGCCCGAGTACACGAACATGTCCGGGTTAAAAAAAATGGGATATATTTTCCTGAACGGAATTTTGCTTACGCCTGCGTGTGCGCTCATTATTTTTGCCGACGAAGTGATGTACGAGATGTATGCCAACGTTCCGAGCGACATGATGATCATGTCGGCAATTGACGATCAGCAGCTTGGCGGCGTCATCATGAAAATCGTTCAAGAGTTTGTCTACGTCGCGGCATTGGCTCACTGCTTCTTCCGGTGGTACCGGCTTGAGCGCAAACAGGATGAAGAGGAAGAGTTGTTCGAACAGCAGGGCGAGGCATTCGTTTCTTCTTCCGGCAAGCTAAACCAGGCTTAA
- a CDS encoding DUF420 domain-containing protein, whose product MQVLPFLSTTFIVISAVLVGFGWYHIVKGNRETHQKLMLWGAAFALIFFIIYMSRTIFVGNTSFGGPENIKLAYHIFLFFHIVLATVAAVFGIVTLLHAFNKRFAKHKRIGRWTAVIWLLTAPTGVVVYVLLYVMYPGGVTKPMIDAIMGW is encoded by the coding sequence ATGCAGGTGCTACCTTTTCTGAGTACGACGTTTATTGTGATCAGCGCCGTGCTGGTCGGCTTCGGCTGGTACCATATCGTTAAAGGCAACAGGGAGACTCATCAGAAGCTGATGTTGTGGGGAGCCGCGTTTGCGCTGATCTTTTTCATCATTTATATGTCCAGAACGATTTTTGTCGGGAATACTTCCTTTGGAGGCCCTGAAAATATTAAGCTGGCGTATCATATTTTCCTGTTTTTCCACATCGTGCTGGCCACGGTGGCCGCGGTGTTCGGCATCGTCACATTGCTTCATGCGTTTAATAAGCGCTTCGCCAAACATAAGCGGATCGGTCGCTGGACCGCCGTCATTTGGCTGCTGACCGCTCCAACGGGTGTCGTTGTTTACGTGCTGCTGTACGTGATGTATCCCGGCGGCGTGACCAAGCCGATGATTGATGCCATTATGGGTTGGTAA
- a CDS encoding NUDIX hydrolase, translating to MGYIEELREIVGHRPLIFVGSVVIIKDSQGRILMQQRRHPYGTWGLPGGLMELGESTEDTARREVLEETGLSIGELHLIDVFSGKDNFVVAENGDEFYAVVIAYWTDDVRGKLINDEKESLGCAFMQVNKLPDTVVKSHKRIIERYLAKQT from the coding sequence ATGGGATACATTGAGGAATTGAGGGAAATCGTCGGTCACAGGCCGCTTATTTTTGTAGGGTCGGTCGTTATCATCAAGGATTCGCAAGGCCGCATATTAATGCAGCAAAGGAGGCATCCTTACGGAACGTGGGGATTGCCGGGCGGACTTATGGAGCTTGGGGAATCGACCGAAGATACAGCTCGCAGGGAGGTGCTGGAGGAAACCGGCCTCTCGATCGGCGAGCTTCATTTGATCGATGTCTTTTCGGGAAAAGACAATTTTGTCGTAGCGGAGAACGGCGATGAATTTTATGCTGTGGTGATCGCTTATTGGACTGATGACGTAAGGGGCAAGCTCATCAACGACGAGAAGGAGTCGCTCGGGTGCGCCTTCATGCAGGTGAACAAGCTTCCCGATACGGTCGTCAAAAGCCACAAGCGTATTATTGAGCGATACCTCGCAAAGCAAACTTAA
- a CDS encoding thioredoxin family protein, translated as MSIKQISDENFSASIPSEGVALVDFGAKWCPPCKVLLPILSDLEREIGDKVTIMQVDCDDSPQMAGQFGVMSMPTVILFKDGQPMEKWVGLRPKDAYKSGIAKYLS; from the coding sequence ATGAGCATCAAACAAATTTCCGATGAAAATTTTAGTGCAAGCATCCCTTCCGAAGGGGTTGCCTTGGTCGATTTTGGGGCCAAATGGTGTCCGCCGTGCAAGGTGCTGCTTCCGATCTTGAGCGATCTGGAGCGTGAGATCGGCGATAAAGTGACGATTATGCAGGTCGACTGCGACGATTCGCCGCAAATGGCAGGACAATTCGGCGTTATGTCGATGCCGACGGTCATTTTGTTCAAGGACGGGCAGCCAATGGAAAAATGGGTCGGCCTCCGGCCGAAGGACGCCTACAAAAGCGGGATCGCCAAATATTTAAGCTGA
- a CDS encoding cytochrome (ubi)quinol oxidase subunit III, whose amino-acid sequence MAQAHHGALPHHPETATLEGKNKVTGFWLFLGGECVLFGCLFASFIALRNQVPEGPTAQELFEIGTVAWSTFILLTSSLTSVFGTMALHKGNLKSLNMWMIITVLLGLAFLVLEVEEFITYVHEGHKFTSSAFATSFYTLVGFHGGHVLFGVLWISLLIIQSFKKGLTLVTAPKYYVAGLYWHFIDVVWVFIFTVVYLMGKVGH is encoded by the coding sequence ATGGCACAAGCACATCACGGTGCGCTCCCGCATCATCCGGAGACGGCAACACTTGAAGGAAAAAACAAAGTAACCGGCTTCTGGTTGTTCCTTGGCGGCGAATGCGTTTTGTTCGGATGTTTGTTCGCTTCGTTTATCGCACTTCGCAATCAGGTGCCGGAAGGCCCGACAGCTCAAGAGCTGTTTGAAATCGGTACGGTCGCATGGTCGACATTCATTTTGCTCACGAGTTCCTTGACCAGCGTGTTTGGAACAATGGCGCTGCACAAAGGAAATCTGAAGTCCTTGAATATGTGGATGATCATCACGGTGCTTCTGGGCCTCGCTTTCTTGGTACTCGAAGTTGAAGAGTTTATCACGTACGTGCATGAAGGACATAAGTTTACAAGCAGCGCTTTCGCTACTTCTTTTTATACGTTGGTCGGCTTCCACGGAGGCCACGTCTTGTTCGGGGTTTTATGGATTTCGCTGCTCATTATTCAAAGCTTCAAAAAAGGTTTGACTCTCGTTACCGCTCCCAAATACTATGTTGCCGGGCTGTACTGGCACTTTATCGACGTAGTATGGGTGTTCATCTTTACGGTTGTTTATCTTATGGGGAAGGTGGGGCACTGA
- a CDS encoding DEAD/DEAH box helicase produces MKQKFLSLGIRTAFAQTLQAEGITEPTPVQEQAIPVIMGNHDVIVQAQTGTGKTLAFLLPILERIDVARPDVQALILTPTRELAIQITDELKKLAPVAGAGVLAAYGGQDVERQIRKLAGAIHIVVGTPGRVLDHLKRGSVHFGKLSALVLDEADQMLHMGFMAEVEQIIGTTSGRRQTMLFSATMPAGVRNLAKRYMKQPREILIPGTRVTLEEIEQMVVRTPEAAKTEALCGLIERHNPFLALVFCRTRAEAAALTGTLIRRGFEADELHGDLTQAKREQVMKRFRDAKIQLLVATDIAARGLDVEGITHVYSYDIPHDAETYIHRIGRTGRAGETGVAVTLMSDREQRYLDLIEKGIKMKLNKVRWNGEDAPAEPDRERGRQPGGGVRTGARDAAGARGRNGHGRRGAARFDGAGRGAGAAARDARAGRGGGAAARDARAGRGNGAAARDARAGRGNGAAARDARAGRDNGAAARDARAGRGNGAGRGGAAKPERGRGRRR; encoded by the coding sequence ATGAAGCAAAAATTTTTATCGCTCGGCATTCGCACCGCTTTCGCGCAGACGCTGCAGGCCGAAGGCATCACGGAGCCGACGCCTGTTCAAGAGCAGGCTATTCCGGTCATCATGGGCAATCATGACGTTATCGTTCAAGCGCAGACGGGCACTGGCAAAACGCTTGCGTTTTTGCTGCCGATTCTTGAACGAATCGACGTTGCGCGTCCGGACGTGCAAGCGCTGATTTTGACACCGACAAGGGAGCTTGCCATTCAAATTACGGACGAATTGAAAAAGCTGGCCCCTGTCGCGGGTGCCGGGGTGCTTGCCGCGTACGGAGGCCAGGATGTCGAGCGGCAAATCCGCAAGCTGGCCGGCGCCATACATATCGTGGTCGGCACGCCCGGGAGAGTGCTTGACCATCTGAAAAGAGGCTCCGTCCATTTCGGCAAGCTGTCGGCCCTTGTGCTCGACGAGGCGGATCAAATGCTGCACATGGGTTTTATGGCCGAAGTCGAACAAATCATCGGAACAACGTCCGGACGCAGGCAGACGATGCTGTTCTCCGCCACAATGCCGGCCGGGGTACGCAATCTGGCCAAGCGGTACATGAAGCAGCCGCGGGAGATTTTGATTCCCGGGACACGCGTCACGCTGGAGGAAATCGAGCAGATGGTCGTGCGCACGCCCGAGGCGGCCAAAACCGAAGCGCTCTGCGGGCTTATCGAGCGGCACAATCCGTTTTTGGCTCTGGTGTTTTGCCGCACCCGTGCGGAAGCGGCCGCTTTAACCGGCACCTTGATCCGTCGCGGCTTCGAAGCGGATGAACTGCACGGCGACCTGACGCAGGCGAAACGCGAGCAGGTGATGAAGCGGTTCCGCGACGCGAAAATCCAACTGCTCGTCGCCACCGATATCGCGGCGCGCGGGCTCGACGTGGAAGGCATTACCCACGTGTACAGCTACGACATTCCGCACGATGCGGAAACTTACATTCATCGGATCGGGCGTACCGGCAGGGCCGGCGAGACCGGCGTTGCCGTCACTTTGATGTCGGACCGCGAACAGCGGTATTTGGACTTGATTGAAAAAGGCATCAAAATGAAGCTGAACAAAGTCCGCTGGAACGGGGAGGACGCTCCGGCGGAGCCGGATCGGGAGCGCGGCAGGCAGCCGGGCGGAGGTGTCCGGACGGGCGCCCGCGACGCGGCTGGCGCGCGCGGGCGCAATGGGCACGGCCGGCGCGGAGCAGCGCGGTTCGATGGCGCGGGACGCGGGGCCGGCGCAGCAGCGCGGGATGCGCGCGCAGGACGCGGAGGCGGCGCGGCAGCGCGGGATGCACGCGCAGGACGCGGCAACGGCGCGGCAGCGCGGGATGCACGCGCAGGACGCGGCAACGGCGCAGCAGCGCGGGATGCACGCGCGGGACGCGACAACGGCGCAGCAGCGCGGGATGCACGCGCGGGACGCGGCAACGGCGCAGGCCGGGGCGGAGCAGCCAAACCCGAGCGGGGCCGGGGACGGAGAAGGTAA
- a CDS encoding YhcN/YlaJ family sporulation lipoprotein produces MRFTQSGLRLATAGLCLAMLAALSGCFPTKDGLSADNYGSKKDDTVQNSSRAYQTQQQYSPVIHNYSKLEMSQFLSDQVQALNGVNSSIVMLADNIAFVALMIDDTASGTYGYTPKNPASGKQGGYSGETNNAGIVRGLYNANDPLRDSYDPNQINPGANSYETVQHHEFLTHNFKQKIAEKIRSAQPTVHDVYISANRDFLNQMTRYAQEAWKGNSLQGYLPEFNATVTKIFGTAPTIPENEH; encoded by the coding sequence ATGCGTTTCACTCAAAGCGGATTGCGCTTAGCGACTGCCGGATTATGTCTCGCCATGCTCGCCGCATTGTCTGGCTGCTTCCCGACCAAAGACGGTCTGAGCGCCGATAATTACGGCAGCAAAAAAGACGATACCGTCCAAAATTCCTCCCGGGCTTACCAAACCCAGCAGCAATATTCCCCGGTCATTCATAACTACAGCAAGCTGGAGATGAGCCAGTTTTTGTCCGATCAGGTTCAAGCCTTAAACGGCGTCAATTCCAGCATCGTCATGCTGGCGGACAACATTGCCTTCGTCGCGCTGATGATCGACGATACGGCCAGCGGAACTTACGGCTACACCCCCAAAAACCCCGCATCAGGGAAGCAGGGCGGATACTCGGGTGAAACGAACAACGCCGGTATCGTCAGAGGGCTGTACAATGCAAACGATCCGCTAAGGGACAGCTACGATCCGAACCAGATCAATCCCGGCGCGAACAGCTACGAAACGGTGCAGCACCACGAATTTTTGACACATAACTTCAAGCAAAAAATAGCCGAGAAAATCCGCTCGGCACAGCCGACCGTCCATGACGTGTATATTTCGGCCAACCGCGATTTCCTTAACCAGATGACGAGATATGCGCAGGAAGCATGGAAAGGCAATTCACTGCAGGGTTATTTGCCGGAGTTTAATGCGACGGTGACGAAAATTTTCGGAACGGCGCCGACCATACCGGAAAACGAGCACTAG
- a CDS encoding SPL family radical SAM protein — protein MAVLSYTEPKRLLNPAGGYLTGYSHTLNPYAGCAFACAYCYVREMPIGKFRREPWGAWVDVKRGAAELLRKELRREGRKGPLTIFMSSSTDPYQPAEYKEQVTRTLLEVMADEPPAFLFVQTRSPLVTRDIDLLQRLEGRVRVSMTVETDLESVRRVFAPAAPPIAARLRALRQLAAAGIDVQAAVSPLLPCTAGFAELLAGIVPRVCIDDYFRGDGSLGKRTGRLGLAALYERLGQADWYGPDAFDRVVEQFRLHFPEERIGLSQEGFMP, from the coding sequence ATGGCGGTATTATCTTACACGGAGCCGAAGCGGCTGCTTAATCCGGCCGGCGGTTATTTGACCGGCTACAGCCATACGCTGAATCCGTATGCAGGCTGCGCTTTCGCCTGCGCCTACTGCTATGTGCGGGAAATGCCGATCGGCAAGTTTCGCCGCGAGCCTTGGGGCGCGTGGGTCGATGTGAAACGAGGCGCGGCGGAGCTGCTGCGCAAGGAACTGCGCCGCGAAGGGCGCAAAGGTCCGCTCACCATCTTCATGTCGTCGAGCACGGACCCATACCAGCCGGCGGAATATAAGGAGCAGGTGACCCGGACGCTGCTTGAGGTCATGGCGGACGAGCCACCCGCCTTCCTGTTCGTGCAGACGCGCAGTCCGCTCGTGACGCGCGATATCGATCTGCTGCAGCGGCTGGAAGGCCGCGTCCGCGTCAGCATGACCGTCGAAACCGACCTTGAGTCGGTTAGACGCGTCTTTGCGCCGGCGGCGCCGCCGATTGCGGCTCGCCTGCGGGCGCTGCGGCAGCTCGCCGCTGCCGGCATCGACGTGCAGGCGGCTGTTTCGCCGCTTCTGCCATGCACCGCCGGCTTCGCGGAGCTGCTCGCCGGCATCGTGCCGCGCGTATGCATCGACGATTATTTCCGCGGCGACGGCAGCCTCGGCAAGCGCACGGGCCGGCTCGGGCTTGCCGCGCTCTACGAGCGGCTCGGGCAGGCCGATTGGTACGGCCCGGACGCGTTTGATCGCGTCGTAGAGCAGTTCCGGCTGCATTTTCCGGAGGAGCGCATCGGGCTGAGTCAAGAGGGGTTTATGCCGTGA
- the ctaD gene encoding cytochrome c oxidase subunit I, which translates to MDWLTTVDHKKIAILYLVAGGIFFLFGGLEAILIRIQLMYPDQHIFVGDTFNQLTTMHGTTMIFLAAMPLIFAFMNAVVPLQIGARDVAFPFVNALGFWLFFFGGVLLNTSWFLGGAPAAGWTAYSPLASLQDPNSTFHGVDFYVIGLQIAGLGTLIGGINFLVTIINMRAPGMTYMRMPMFTWASFITSGLILFAFPVITVGLVELTFDRIFGGAFFDVSRGGNPMLWQHLFWIFGHPEVYILILPAFGIISDVVSTFSSKRLFGYSSMVFATALIGFLGFMVWVHHMFTDGIGPVANSIFGIATMAIAVPTGVKIFNWLFTMWGGQIRFVTANLWGSAFIPTFVMGGTTGVMLAVPAADFQYHDSYFVVAHFHYVIVGGLVFGLFAGMYYWWPKMFGRMLSETLGKWHFWLFFIGFHLTFFPQHFLGLMGMPRRVFTYLPGQDLDVGNFISTIGAFGMGLGTIVFLINIIATSAKPQNAPADPWDARTLEWTIPSPPPEYNFKQTPLVRGLDAFFKEKMAGNKEMTPAEPIGPIHMPSPSILPFVFSVGFFIAGYGFMYHHYVVAIGGMALLFLSMFLRSVYDDHGFHIEPEELEDKGVKS; encoded by the coding sequence ATGGATTGGTTGACCACCGTAGACCATAAGAAAATCGCCATCCTGTACTTGGTGGCAGGGGGGATTTTCTTCCTGTTTGGCGGTCTGGAAGCGATTCTGATCCGGATTCAATTGATGTATCCCGACCAGCACATTTTCGTCGGCGATACGTTTAACCAGCTTACAACGATGCACGGTACTACGATGATTTTTCTGGCCGCGATGCCGCTGATCTTCGCTTTTATGAATGCGGTTGTTCCGCTTCAGATCGGTGCGCGCGACGTTGCGTTTCCTTTTGTAAACGCACTGGGATTTTGGCTCTTTTTCTTCGGCGGCGTGCTGCTGAATACAAGCTGGTTTCTCGGAGGCGCACCTGCGGCGGGCTGGACGGCTTATTCCCCGCTGGCGTCGCTGCAGGATCCGAACAGCACGTTCCATGGCGTTGACTTCTATGTAATCGGTCTGCAGATTGCCGGTCTCGGTACGCTGATCGGCGGTATCAACTTCCTGGTTACGATCATCAACATGCGCGCTCCGGGCATGACATATATGAGAATGCCGATGTTCACCTGGGCTTCTTTTATCACATCCGGACTTATCTTGTTCGCGTTCCCGGTCATTACCGTCGGTCTTGTCGAGTTGACGTTCGACCGCATCTTCGGCGGAGCGTTCTTCGATGTAAGCCGCGGCGGTAACCCGATGCTTTGGCAGCATTTGTTCTGGATCTTCGGTCACCCCGAAGTATACATCCTGATTTTGCCGGCGTTCGGCATTATCTCCGACGTGGTGAGCACGTTCTCGAGCAAGCGTCTGTTCGGCTACAGCTCGATGGTATTTGCAACGGCGCTGATCGGGTTCCTTGGCTTCATGGTTTGGGTTCACCATATGTTTACGGACGGTATCGGTCCTGTCGCCAACTCGATTTTCGGTATCGCCACGATGGCGATCGCCGTACCGACAGGGGTTAAAATCTTTAACTGGCTGTTTACGATGTGGGGCGGACAAATTCGGTTCGTTACTGCGAATCTGTGGGGCAGCGCCTTCATCCCGACGTTCGTTATGGGCGGTACGACAGGTGTAATGCTTGCGGTTCCGGCAGCGGACTTCCAATATCACGATTCCTATTTCGTTGTCGCTCACTTCCACTACGTTATCGTCGGCGGTCTCGTATTCGGCTTGTTCGCCGGTATGTACTACTGGTGGCCGAAAATGTTCGGCCGCATGCTGAGCGAAACTTTGGGCAAATGGCATTTCTGGTTGTTCTTTATCGGCTTCCACCTGACTTTCTTTCCTCAGCACTTCCTCGGACTTATGGGGATGCCGAGAAGGGTATTTACTTACCTGCCGGGTCAAGATCTGGACGTAGGCAACTTTATCAGTACGATCGGCGCCTTCGGAATGGGACTCGGTACGATCGTGTTCTTGATCAACATCATCGCCACATCGGCGAAGCCGCAAAACGCTCCGGCCGACCCGTGGGATGCGCGTACTCTGGAGTGGACGATTCCGTCGCCGCCGCCGGAATACAACTTTAAGCAAACTCCGCTTGTTCGCGGACTGGATGCATTCTTCAAGGAAAAAATGGCCGGCAACAAAGAGATGACGCCGGCTGAGCCGATCGGCCCGATTCATATGCCGTCGCCATCGATTTTGCCGTTTGTGTTCTCGGTCGGATTCTTTATCGCGGGTTACGGTTTCATGTATCACCACTACGTCGTTGCGATCGGCGGCATGGCCCTATTGTTCCTGTCCATGTTCCTGAGATCGGTGTACGACGACCACGGTTTCCATATCGAACCGGAGGAGCTCGAAGACAAGGGGGTTAAATCCTAA
- a CDS encoding Uma2 family endonuclease, translating to MAYELETDEIFEVWDGEVVMMTPGSPEHESLGMNLGRIVSNFVYDRKLGKTYGSNAAVYLHADLSNKDFVMPDITFIRQKNLHIVVPTKGIYGAPDLVVEIVSPGKKNVERDLVKKYNLYEQYGVPEYWIVHPYNETIDIYSLKNGRYERVEQSVVLAGIELVHEEIFY from the coding sequence ATGGCCTACGAATTGGAAACAGATGAGATATTCGAGGTATGGGACGGTGAAGTTGTCATGATGACGCCGGGGAGCCCGGAGCATGAATCGCTCGGAATGAATTTGGGTCGAATTGTATCCAACTTTGTTTACGATCGTAAATTAGGTAAAACCTATGGCTCCAACGCCGCGGTATACCTCCATGCCGATCTTTCCAACAAAGATTTTGTCATGCCGGATATCACTTTTATTAGGCAGAAGAATCTTCATATCGTCGTTCCCACCAAAGGCATTTATGGCGCCCCCGATCTCGTCGTGGAGATCGTTTCACCGGGCAAGAAAAACGTCGAACGCGATTTGGTAAAAAAATATAACCTGTACGAGCAATACGGCGTACCTGAATATTGGATCGTCCACCCCTACAACGAAACAATCGACATATACAGCCTGAAAAACGGCCGCTACGAGCGCGTTGAGCAATCGGTTGTCCTTGCAGGCATTGAGCTTGTGCACGAAGAAATCTTCTACTAA
- a CDS encoding MerR family transcriptional regulator, whose amino-acid sequence MKIGELSKRTGVSIRMLRYYEEQGLLTSVRQENGYREYHNLAEEQVHMIRFYLGLGLTTEQISSFLHCVLMNKEAFCREIVPVYKKKLEELERQIHQLTEIKSNLEERMRSIYEENPQIAE is encoded by the coding sequence TTGAAAATTGGGGAATTGTCCAAACGAACCGGGGTCAGCATCCGCATGCTGCGTTATTACGAGGAGCAGGGGCTGTTAACGTCGGTCCGGCAGGAAAACGGTTATCGCGAATATCACAATCTGGCTGAAGAGCAGGTCCATATGATCCGGTTTTATCTCGGCCTGGGGCTCACCACAGAGCAAATTTCGAGCTTCCTGCACTGTGTGCTGATGAACAAGGAGGCGTTTTGCCGGGAAATCGTTCCCGTTTACAAGAAAAAGCTGGAGGAGCTTGAGCGTCAAATCCATCAGCTGACGGAAATCAAGAGCAATTTGGAGGAACGGATGCGTTCCATTTATGAAGAAAATCCGCAAATCGCGGAATAA
- a CDS encoding cytochrome C oxidase subunit IV family protein, whose amino-acid sequence MASQQHTSVDGQRHHEEGPRNHYLTYIVSIVLTMLAFAAVLYGGLDKAFIYWFMTGLAIIQALFQLFYWMHMKDKGHGYAIIGIAAGFFIALTAVAMAVWWLWW is encoded by the coding sequence ATGGCGAGCCAGCAGCATACAAGCGTTGACGGGCAGAGACATCATGAAGAAGGCCCGCGCAACCATTATTTAACGTACATCGTATCGATCGTGCTGACGATGCTCGCTTTTGCCGCCGTATTGTACGGCGGTTTGGACAAAGCGTTCATCTACTGGTTTATGACCGGTCTTGCGATCATCCAGGCTTTGTTCCAATTGTTCTACTGGATGCACATGAAGGATAAAGGGCATGGGTATGCCATCATTGGCATCGCAGCAGGATTTTTTATCGCGCTCACTGCTGTGGCTATGGCCGTTTGGTGGTTATGGTGGTAA
- the coxB gene encoding cytochrome c oxidase subunit II, whose amino-acid sequence MSRWQKLWRFIPLFSVMMFLLTGCGDDTLSTLKPRGPVARDQLFLMKLSLGIMILVVLVVFVIYIYVLLRYRKKKGDNTVPKQVEGSHVLEIIWTVIPIVLLVVLAVPTVAYTFKLSENPKNDKDAVHVKVTAHAFWWQFEYPDLGIATAQDLVIPKGKKIAFELTSADVLHSFWVPSLGGKIDTNPGSNTNVLYLQADEVDVFKGKCAELCGASHALMDFKVISMEQSDFDKWVNKMKTPITVPAEAKQGEQLFKDNCMACHAVTPTGLGAGPNLNGFASRTMVAGILPHTDESLQKWIKDPQSQKPGNKMPSFGATLKDDQINSIIKYLDTLK is encoded by the coding sequence ATGAGTCGTTGGCAAAAATTATGGCGTTTCATCCCGCTGTTTTCGGTGATGATGTTCCTTTTGACAGGGTGTGGAGACGATACGCTATCCACCTTGAAGCCGAGAGGACCCGTCGCTCGGGATCAGCTGTTTTTGATGAAGCTTTCCTTGGGTATCATGATTCTTGTGGTACTCGTCGTGTTCGTGATCTACATATACGTCTTGCTCCGGTATCGCAAAAAGAAAGGCGACAACACGGTCCCGAAGCAGGTCGAAGGCAGTCATGTACTGGAAATTATATGGACGGTTATTCCGATCGTGCTGCTTGTCGTGCTGGCCGTTCCAACGGTTGCTTATACATTCAAGCTGTCTGAAAACCCGAAAAACGACAAGGATGCCGTTCATGTCAAAGTAACGGCACATGCGTTCTGGTGGCAATTCGAGTACCCGGATCTCGGCATCGCAACCGCTCAGGATCTGGTTATCCCGAAAGGCAAAAAAATTGCGTTTGAGCTTACTTCCGCCGACGTGCTTCACTCGTTCTGGGTGCCCTCCCTGGGCGGCAAGATCGACACGAACCCGGGAAGCAACACGAACGTGCTTTACCTGCAAGCGGACGAAGTGGACGTGTTTAAAGGCAAGTGTGCCGAGCTTTGCGGCGCTTCTCACGCCTTGATGGATTTTAAAGTGATCTCGATGGAACAATCCGACTTTGACAAATGGGTCAACAAAATGAAAACGCCAATCACGGTGCCTGCCGAAGCGAAGCAAGGCGAGCAGCTGTTCAAGGACAACTGCATGGCTTGTCACGCTGTAACTCCGACAGGGCTCGGCGCAGGACCTAACTTGAACGGATTCGCTTCCCGCACGATGGTGGCCGGCATCTTGCCGCATACGGACGAAAGCCTGCAAAAATGGATTAAGGATCCGCAATCGCAAAAGCCGGGCAATAAAATGCCTTCTTTCGGCGCTACGCTTAAGGACGATCAAATCAATTCCATTATCAAATACCTGGATACGCTCAAGTAA